The DNA window CGTGTCCTCGTCGGACAACGAAAACGACAGCAACTACGCCAACGACTACGCCACGCCGGGCTTCGCCGACACGCGCGCCTTCCAGCACAGCGACACCGCCATCAAGGTGGTCGACTTCACCGGCGACTACGAGCGCCCGCTGTGGGGCGGCTCGGCCAAGGCAGGCTACAAGGCCGCCAGCACCAAAAGCTCGTTCGACACCCTCTACACGGATATCGATCCATTGACGTCGATCGCCATCGTTAACCCGGCGCGCACCAACCGCTTCGAAGTCGACGAGACGGTGCTGGCGTTGTACGGCTCCTACCAGATGCGCCTGAGCGAAAATTGGGGCGCGCTGGCCGGTCTGCGCACCGAGTACACCGACATCGACATCCGCCAGATCACCAGCGGCACGGAGGACAAGAACAGCTACGTCAACTTCATTCCCAGCCTGTTCGCGACCTATAAAGTCAACGACACGGCAAATATGCGCTTCGCCTACGCGCGCCGCATCCGCCGCCCCGGCGCCAACGACCTCAATCCCTACCAGGTCTACCGCGATGAGTTCAACGTCTCTGCCGGCAATCCGCAGCTGATGCCGACGAAGACCGATTCGTTCGAAGTGGGCTACGAGACCAAGGTCGCCGGCCTGGAGACCAACCTGCGCGCCTACTATCGCGAGGACTCGGACGCCATCGTCGACTACCGCTACTTCATCGCCAACAACGTGCTGCTGACCACCAAGCAAAACGGCGAAGGTAGCCACTCGAGCGGGCTGGAATTCACCGTCAGCGGCAAGTTGCTGCCCAATTTGACGATCAACACCAGTGGCAACCTCGCGCGCAGCCAGCAGCGGTCGCAGGACGACACCGGTGTGTATAGCACGCGCACCGCCAATTCGCTGAGCGGCCGGCTGCGGTTGAACTACCAGTACAGCGCCCCCACGCAGATGCAGCTGGCGCTGCAGATGATGGGCAAGACCTTGTCGGGCCAAGGCTACCGCTCGCCGAACCGCACGCTCAACCTGAGCGCGCGCCATGCGTTGACGTCGCAACTGAGCCTGGTGGCCAACATCACCGATGTGCTGGATAAGAACAAGATGGAGACGGTCATTAACAGCAGCACCTTGCGCGAGACCAGCACGCGGCGGTTCGATGGCCGGGTGTTTTATGTGGGCTTGTCGTACCGTTTCGGCGGCGCCGGCGGCGCATCGTCGGAGCGTGAAGGCGGCGGCTTTGGACCGCGCATGGGACCGGGCGGACCAGGCGGACCTGGGCCAGGCGGCGGGCCGCCGGGCGCCTGATGCCCGGGAATCTGAAACGTTCTAAAACACGTAGGGCGGATTAGGCGGAACGCCGTAATCGGCCATCCATGAGCCGTCGGCGGCGCATGCATGGCCGATTACGGCTTCGCCTAATCCGCCCTACGTGTCTCCGAGGTCACTCGAGTGACCCCGTGTCGATTTACTTCACCACCGCCAGCTTCTCGCGCGTGGCGTTCTTGAACGTGTAGATGGTCAGCACGCCATCCTTCACATCGCCGCGCGCATCGAACGCGATATTGCCGGTCACGCCCTTGTACTGGATCTTCGCCAGCTCCGGCAGATACTTGGCCGGATCGGGCGAGCCGGCTTTTTGCATCGCCGCCACCATCGTCATCAGCGCGTCGTAGGTGTACGGCGCGTACGTCTGCACGTCGATCCCGTACCGCTTCTTGTACGCCACGCGGAAATCGGCCATGCCCTTCTCCTGCGACGGCTCCACCCCGCCCGCCTCCGCGCAGATCACCTGCCCGTCGCTCATGGCGTTACCCGCCAGGCGCGGCACCGAATCGGAACACATGCCGTCGCCACCCATGAACTTGATCGGGATCGCCAGCTGCTTCATCTGGCGCAGCATCGGGCCGGCCACGGCGTCCATGCCGCCGAAGAAAATCATATCCGGCTTGGTCGCCTTGACCGCCGTCAGGATGGCGCTGAAGTCGGTCGCCTTGTCGTTGGTGAACTGGGTCGACACGATGCTCGACCCGGTCGCCGCCCCGCCACGCTTGACGTTCTTGACGAATTCGTCGACCAGGCCTTTGCCGTAGGCCGTGCGGTCGTCGATGACGGCGATGCGCTTGGCCTTCACCTGCTGCATCGCGTAGCGGGCCAGCGCGGCGCCCAGCTGCTCGTCGTTGGCGACATTGCGGAAGGTGGTGTTGTAGCGCTGGCGCGTGTACTGCGGGTTGCTGGCCGACGGCGATATCTGCGGGATGCCGGCGTCGTAGTAAATCCGCGAGGCCGGAATCGAGGTGCCGGACGTCTCGTGCCCGATCACGCCCTGCACCCTGGCGTCCACCAGTTTCTGCGCGGCGGCCGTGGCCTGCTTCGGATCGGCGGCGTCGTCCTCCGCCTGCAGCACGATCTTGTATTTTTTGCCGCCGATGACCACGCCCTTGGCGTTGAGCTCATCGACCGCCATGCGGGCGCCGTTTTCGTTGTCCTTGCCCAGGTGGGCGATGGGGCCGGAGGTAGCCGCCACATGGCCAATCTTGATGATGTCTTCGGCCTGCGCGGCGGTGGCGCCGGTGGCCAGAACCAGCGCCACGGCGCCGGCGATCGTCGTTGTTTTTACTACAGTTGCTTTTGTTGGGAACTTCATACAATCCTCGTTGGTTAACTTGGCAAGGATACCATCCGACACCAGACTCTGCATTCCGTGCGTTGCTGCTGGTATAACTGAAGTAAAATAATTAATCGAAACATTTGCCTCCGGGATATCAATATGGCAATTTCCCAACGCATCGCGCGTTCAAAGCCTTTGGCCACCACGGCCATGCACGGCCGTGTCGACGCCATGAAGGCGCGCGGCGAGGACGTGATCGATTTTTCCATCGCCATCTCCCATTTCCAGGCGCCCGAGGCGGTGCTCGAAGCGACCCGCGCGGGCCTGCGCCAGCCGTCGCTGGCCTACACCGCCGTCGTCGGCGACGCGGCGATCCGCTCGCGGCTCGCCGCCAAGGCCGTCAAGGAAAATGGCATCGACGCCACGCCGGCCGACATCCTCGTCACCAACGGCGCCAAACAGGCGCTGTATCAGGCTTTATATGTCATGGCCGATCCGGGCGACCGCGTGATCATCTTCAAGCCGCACTGGCCGGCCTACGTGGCGACCAGCAAGCTGCTTGGACTTGAACCGGTGTTGGTCGACCTGCCCGACGTGATCACCGCCGAACTGTTGGACAGCCTGCCGCCCGCCAAGGTCCTGATCATCAACAACCCGCACAACCCGACCGGCGCCGTGCTCACGGCCGCCGAAATCGACTGCATCGGCGCCTGGCTCAAACGCACCGGCACCCACGCAATCGTCGACGAGAGCTACGAGAAGCTGATTTTCGACGGCGCCCATATCAGCCTGGCATCGCGCCCGGACTGGCGCGAGATCGGCGTCGTCACGCTGTTTTCGGCCTCGCAAAGCTACGCGATGATGGGCTGGCGCGCCGGCTTCGCGGTGGCGCCGCCGGATCTGGTGTCGGCCATGGAAACGCTGCAAGGTCCGATCACCGCCGCCGCGCCGATGCTGATCCAGCTGGCGCTGGCCGCCGCTTTCGAATCGGGCGAACCGCACGCGATGCTGGCCGACTACCGCGCCCGCCGCGATCTGGTGCTCGACCTGACCGCCGGCCTGCCCTGGCTGACGATGCGCCGCCCGGCCTCCGGCCCTTACCTGTGGGCCGACGTCTCGCCGCTGACGATGGACACCACCGCGCTGTCCGAACGGCTGCTGGCCGAGCGCTCGGTGGCGGTGATGCCGGGGGAGGCGCTGGGCATGCCCGGCTACATCCGCATCGGCTATATCTCCGACGACGTGGCCACGCTGCGGCGAGGCGTCAAAGCCATCGTCGATTTCGGCGACGCACTGTACCGCGCCCACTGACACGCTGTGGCCTTCCTCCTCTTCCAACTCAATAGCCTGCGCAGCCGGCTGATTTTACTGGTGGCGCTGGCGATCGCGCCGATCGCGGTGATGACCATCGTCAGTGGCGTGCGCGAACGGGAACACGCGATCCGCGTGGCCGAGGAAAACCTGCAGCAGCTGACCAACCTGGCCGCCGCCAACGAGGCGCAATCGATCGAAAGCGCGCGCCAGATCCTGCGCGACCTGGCCAGCGTGCCCGATCTGACGGGCGACCAGGCCCATTGCAGCCGCCTGCTGGCCAACATCCACAAACAGAATCCGGACTACGCCAACTTTGGCCTGGTCCAGTTGAACGGCGATGTCACCTGCACCGCCATCCCGTCCAAGACCATGGTCAATCTGGGAGACCGCACGCATTTCCGCCGCGCCGTCCACCTGCGCCGGTTTGTCGCCGGCGGCTACGTCTTCGGCCGCGTGATCCAGAAGCACACCGTCAACCTCACCTATCCGCTGCTCGACGAGGGCCAGCAGGTGCAGGCCGTGGTGTTCGCCGCGCTGGACCTGACCAAGCTCGATCGCTTCGTCGCCGACATCCAGCTGCCGCCCGGCTCCCTGCTGATGACCGCCGATTCCGACGGCAAAATCATCGCCCGCAAGCCCCATCCGGAGCAGTGGTTCGGCAAACAGGTGTGGCCGGAGATGCGCGCGGCCATGGCCGGCGAGCCGGGAAAACCTGTGCTGCTCACGGGCCCGGACGGCGTCGAACGGCTGCACCGCTTCGCCCGGGTCGGCAACAACGGGCTGTCCGACTACACGGTCACGATCGGCATTCCCGCCGACGACATCACCGCCGTGGCCCGCCGCGACCAGAAGCTCGACCTGCTGGCATTGGCGGTCACCCTGATCCTGGCGCTGCTGGCGGCGTGGTTCGTCGGCGACGTGCTGGTGCTGCGCCGGGTCAAGCGGCTGGCCACCACCGCCAACAGCATCGCGTCAGGCACCCTGGCCGCGCGCAGCGGCATCACCTACGGCAACGAGGAGATCAGCGAACTGGCGCGCGCGCTCGACGCCATGGCCGCCGCGCTGCAGGAAAAAGAGCGGCAGCACCTGCTGGCCGAGACCCAGCTGCGCCAGGCCGACCAGCGCAAGGACGAATTCCTGGCGATGCTGGCGCACGAACTGCGTAATCCGCTGGCGCCGATCAGCGCCGGGGCCCAGCTGCTCCAGAGCGGCAACGCCAGCCCGCAGGCGGTCGAACGCACCGCCGGCATCATCGTGCGCCAGGTCACGCACATGACCCGGCTGGTCGACGACCTGCTCGACGTCTCGCGCGTGACGCGCGGCCTGGTGACGTTGACGCGGGTGCCACTGAACGTGGCCGACGTCGTCGCCGACGCCATCGAACAGGCCGACCCGATGATGCGCGCCAAGCAGCACCGCTTCGACCTGGTGCTGCCGGAGACGCCGCTGCAGGTGATGGGCGACCATAAACGGCTGGTGCAGGTGCTGGTCAATGTGCTCAACAACGCGGCCAAGTACACGCCGGCCGGCGGCGTTATCCGTTTGCTGGTGCGCGCGGAGGCGGGCGAAGTCAAGATGGTCATCAGCGACAACGGCATCGGCATGTCGGACGAATTGCGCGGCCGCGTGTTCGAGCTGTTCGCGCAGGCCGACCGCAATTCCGACCGTTCGCAGGGCGGACTGGGACTGGGCCTGGCGCTGGTCAAGACGCTGGTCGAACTGCATGGCGGCACGGTGGTTGTCGACAGCGGCGGCGACCAGAAAGGCAGCACCTTCACCATCAAGCTGCCCGGCACGGCGGGCGCGCAGGCGCCGGTGGCGGCCAAGCCGGTGGCCGCGCCGCAAACGAAGCTGCACGTGCTGGTGGTCGACGATAACATCGACGCCGCGCAGACCTTGCAGCTGTTGCTGGAAACCGTCGGCCACGAGGTCTTCCTGGCCCATACCGCGCACGCGGGACTGGAGATCGCGCAGTCGGTCGCGCCGCAACTGTGCCTGCTCGACATCGGCCTGCCTGACCTCAGCGGCAACGACCTGGCGCGGGGGCTGCGCAAGCTGCCGCAGACCGCCAACGCCACCCTGGTGGCGGTGACCGGGTACGGGCGCCGCGAGGACCGCGAATTGGCCAAGGACGCGGGCTTCGATCATTACTTCGTCAAGCCGGTCGATGTCGACAGATTGCTCGCGGTGATCGCGACGCTGAACTAGACCTATTCCTTTAGGGGGACTGTACAAACACGCCCATCCAAATGATAATTACTCTCATTCTCATTTGCCATGGTCATCATGATTCATCTTCCCGCGCGCAAGCGTCTCGCCGCCGCCGTTCTCACCGCCCTCCACTGCCTGCCCTCGCAGGCCCAGACCGAAACGGAACTGCAAACAGTCGTCATCAGCGCCAGCGCCGACGCCTCGGCCGCCGGCCTGTCGAAGGCCTTCGCCGGCGGACAGGTCGCCAGGGGTGGGCGCGTTGGCCTGCTCGGCAACATGGACAACATGGACACACCGTTCAACAGCACCAACTACACGCAGCAGTTCATCCAGGACCAGCAGGCGCGCAGCGTGGCCGACGTGCTGCAAAGCGATCCCTCGGTGCGCGTGGCGCGCGGTTTCGGCAATTACCAGGAGATGTACATCATTCGCGGCTTTCCGGTCGCTTCGGACGATCTGGCCTACAACGGCTTGTACGGCGTGCTGCCGCGCCAGTACATCGCGGCCGAACTGCTGGAACGCGTGGAAGTGTTCAGGGGTGCCAACACCTTCCTCAACGGCGCCTCGCCGTCCGGCGGCGGCATCGGCGGCGCCATCAACCTGCTGCCCAAGCGCGCGCCCAACGTGCCGCTGACCGAAATCAGCGCCGGCCTGCAATCGGGACGTCAAACCCACCTGGCGGCCGACATCGCCCGCCGCTTCGGCGACGAAAACCGCATCGGCCTGCGTTTCAACGCCGTGCAGCGCAAAGGCGGCACCGCCATCGACGACGAACACCGCGAGCTGCAACTGGCCGCGCTGGGCGCCGACTATCGCGGACGCGGCTTCCGGCTGTCTGCGGACCTGGGCTGGCAGGGCAGTAAGCTAAGCAACGCCCGCCCGGCCGTCAACGTCGCCACCACCCTGCCGATTCCAGCGGCGCCGGACGGCAGCGCCAACTACGGCCAGCCTTGGGACTACTCCAGCGAGCGCGATGTCTTCGGCACCCTGCGCGGCGAGTGGGACGTGGCCAAGGACGTGGTGGCGTGGGCCTCGTTCGGCGGGCGACGCGGCCATGAACTCAATCGATTGGGCAGCACCCTGAACCTTACTTCCAGCGCCGGCGCCGGCAATATGCGCCGTTTCGACAACGCCCGCGAAGACGATATCAAAACCGGCGAACTGGGATTGCGCGCCGCGCTGCGCACCGGTCCTGTAAGCCACAAGCTGGCGGTGACGACGACCGGCTTCGATCTCGATTCGCGCAACGCCTACGCCACATCGTCCTATCAGGCGACGTCGCTGTACGACCCGCCGGTGATGGCCCTGCCGCTTCTGACCACGTTCGGCAACGCCATGTCCGACCCGCGCACCACCAACGAGGTAAAGCTGGTCAGCGGCGCGGTGGCCGACAGCATGGGCTTCCTCGACGACAGCGTGCTGCTGACGGTCGGCGTGCGCCATCAAAGAATCCGGCAGACCGGCTACGCCTACAACACGGGCAAGCAAAACGCCGACTACAGCGAGAGCGCCAACACGCCGATCGCGGCGCTGGTGTACAAGGCGTCGAAACAGGTGTCGCTGTACGCGAACTATATCGAGAGCCTGCAGCAAGGCGCGGTGGCCGGATCGACAGCCGTCAACGTCGGCCAGATTTTCGCGCCGTACAAATCGCGCCAGAAAGAAGTGGGCGCGAAGTACGACGGCGGCCGCTTCGGCGCCAATGTCGCGCTGTTCACCACCACCCAGCCGCAGGGCGTGCTGAACCCGGCAAGCAGGGTATTCGGCATCGATGGCGAGCAGCGCAACCGTGGCGCGGAATTCTCGGCCTTCGGCGAACCGCTGCGCGGACTGCGCGTGCTGGGCGGCGTGACTTTACTCGACGCCACGCAGGAGCGCACCGCCGGCGGCGCAACCGACGGCAAGGACGTCATCGGCATCCCCAAGTCGCAGGTCAATTTCGGCGTCGATTGGGATGTGCCGGGCATGCCGGGCCTGAGCCTGTCGGCGCGCGCGCTGCACACGGCGTCGCAGGCGGTCAACGCGGCCAATACACAGGAACTGCCGTCGTGGAACCGGCTCGACGCCAGCGCGCGATTCCAGCTCGATCTGGATGGCCGAACCTATACGCTGCGGGTGCGCGTCGACAACCTGACCGACAAGCGCTACTGGGCCTCCGCCGGCGGCTCTCAGGGCACCGGTTATCTGGTGCTCGGGGCGCCGCGCAGTTTCGCGCTCACGGCAAGCACGGAGTTCTAGCCAGCACCTTGGCGGCCAGCGCCAGGCCGCTCAACCACGCGTCCTCCACCCGGCCGCCACCCAGCCAGTCGCCGCACAGGCCGACCTGCACCGCAGGCAGCCACACAGCCTGCCGCGACGACGCCGCGCCGGCCTTGGCGTAACGCCAGCGGTGTGCGGTGACGGCTTCCGGCGCCGGACCGCCGAGCTTCGCGAAGGCGTCCAGCAGCAGCGCCGTCACAACCGTCTCGTCATCCTCGATGTGGACGGCGCTCCACTCCGCGCTGGCCTGCAGCACCCACACCTCGCTACCGGCACGGCCGGGTTTTGAACTGTCGCGCGCGATCCAGCGCAGCGGCCCGTCGTTGATGAAGGCGGCGTCGTACCCCGGCTTGTAAGGCTGCGCGAAACGCAGCATCAAGGTCCAGCTGGGCAGCATGGCGACGGCGTTCGACTGCATCGCCGTCAGTGGCAACAAGGGTTCCAGTAGCACGGCCGCCTGCGGCGCCGGCACCGCGAGCACCAGCGCGTCGTAACGCTCGGGATGCAAGCCATGCTCCTTCGAATGCAGGCGCCATCCTTCCTCCTCATGGCGCATATCATCGATGGTGACGCCGCTGTGCACCTGCAGGCCGCCGGCTAGCCACGCGGCCGGAGCGCTCATGCGCGGCACACCGACGAAGCGCACGACACTATCGGGCTCAGCCTTGCCGCCGCCGATGACGGCGATCTTCGGCTCCCACAGCGCGGCCACGCCGGCCGCCTCCCAGCGCGCGACCTCCTCGCGGAAGGCGTTGTCCCGCACCGTGAAGTATTGGGCGCCGTGGTCGCACTGCCAGCCGTCGGCGCGGCGGGTGCTCATGCGGCCGCCGGGGCCGCGCGCCTTCTCGAATACCGTCACGCGGCAACCCGCGTTCTGCAAATGCCGTCCGCATGACAGGCCGGCCAACCCGGCTCCGACCACCGCCACATTAAGACGTGTTTCAGGCATGGCGATGAGTCCTTTTCGATATAAAGTCCAAAGTATAAAGAGAAGAACGCGGCGGCAGAAGGCTCGGCGAGCTTTCAGCGGTTCAATTTCGGTTCAAGCGACACGATGACCCGCAAACTGCTAGAATGCGGAAAATAGCGAAAGAGGAGCAACATGTCGAAAGCCGAACCGAAACCAGAATTGAAGCCCACAGGCTATCGCAGCGGCGTGGCCGCGCGGCTGGCGGGCCTGCCGGTGGAAACACTGCGCGTGTGGGAGCGCCGCTACGGCGTCTCCGATGTCGACCGCTCGCCACACGGCCAACGCCTGTACTCGGCCGACCAGGTCCGCCGGCTGGGCCTGCTCAAGCGCGTGGTCGACCAGGGACACGCGATCGGCACCGTGGCCCGGCTTGCGGCCGATGAACTGATCGCGCTGGCCGGCGCCGCGCCTTCGCCCGCCGCCCCCGGCGCCGCCACGCAAACGATCAAGATCGCGGTGGCAGGCGCCGGTTTGGCGCGCCGCCTTAGCGCCATCCGCACTTCGCCGGAGCTCGATATCGTCGCCAGCTGCTTCCAGCTCGAAGGCGCGGCAGAGGCCATGGCCGGCGTAACGGCCGACGTGCTGCTGATCGAATCGTCCGAGATGAGCGCCGACGCGCTGCCGCAAATCCAGGCAGCGCGCCGCGCGATGCAGGTGCGCACCGTGGTGGTTCTGTACCGTTTCTGCGATAGCGCGACCGTTCGCCGCTTGCGTGAACATGGCTGCCTGGTGGCGCGCGCGCCGTCCGACGCCGCCGAAGTGGCGGTTTTATGCAGCACGGCGCTGACTGGCGCGGCGCGTCCGCCGCCAGGTCCGATCACGGCGGCGCCACCGCGCCGCCTCGACGACCAGGCACTGGCGGCGCTGTCGTCGGCCTCTTCCAGCATCAATTGTGAGTGCCCTCGCCATCTGGCGGATATACTGATGATGCTGGCAAGTTTCGAACGCTATAGCTACCAGTGCCAAAATCGCAACGCCAGCGACGCGGCGCTGCACGAAGACCTGGGCCGCAGCGCCGGCCACGCGCGCGTTATGATGGAGCAGGCGCTGGAACGACTGGCGTATGCCGAAGGCCTGCCCCTGCCCGACAAGCAGTGAAACACCACCGCACCCGCAGTTGTACTAGCAGTTGTACTCTTAATTTGAATTTCTGATTGGACTACCGCATGACCACCGAGCAGCCTCCGGCATATCGCCCTGCCACCACCACCGCCTCCGAGCGCATCCGCGCGCGCCTGATCGCCAGCAACACGCGCTTTCATGCCAACGACAATATCGCCGCCTACATCGAACCCGGTGAGCTGGACCAGCTGCTGGACGAAGTTAGCGGCCATATGCAGAAGGTGCTGGAGAGCCTGGTCATCGACACCGTCAGCGACCATAACACGCAGGATACCGCGCGCCGCGTCGCCAAGATGTACATGAACGAGGTGTTCGGCGGCCGCTACGTCGACATGCCGCCAGTGACCGAATTCCCCAACGCCGCCAACCTGAACGAGTTGATGATCATCGGCCCGATCACGGTGCGCAGCGCGTGCTCGCACCATCTGTGCCCGGTGATCGGCAAGGTCTGGATCGGCGTCATGCCGAACCAGCACTCCAACCTGATCGGCCTGTCCAAATATGCGCGCCTGGCCAGCTGGATCATGAGCCGGCCGCAGATCCAGGAAGAGGCGGTGGTTCAATTGGCCGATCTGCTGCAAGAGAAAATGCAGCCGGACGGCCTGGCCGTTATCATGGAGGCGGACCACTTTTGCATGCAGTGGCGCGGCGTCAAGGACATGGACGCGCGCATGATCAATAGCGTCATGCACGGCTCCTTCCTCAAGGACCCGGCCCTGCGGCGCGAGTTCCTGTCGCTGATCAAACGCTGATATCACGGGAGAATACGAATGCTCGTCCGACTTTTGTACGCCAGCCGCGCGGCCGCAGATACCCAAACGGGCGCGGTCACGGCCATCATGCAGCACTCGCATGCCTACAATCCCAAGCACGGCATCACCGGCGTGCTGTGCCATAGCGACCGCGCCTACCTGCAGGTCATCGAGGGTGGGCGCGACCAGGTCAACCGCCTGTACGGGAAGATTTTGCGCGACACGCGCCATACCGACGTGGTGCTGCTGCATTACGAGGAAATCTGCGAACGCCGCTACTCCGGCTGGACCATGGGGCAGACCAATTTGAACAAGCTCAATCCGGGCACGTTGCTGCGCTACTCGGCGACGGCGGAGTTCGACCCGCATTCGCTGTCGGGGAAAAGCTCCCTGGCGTTGATCGATGAGCTGATGGCTGCGGCGGCGGTATTGGGCCGCGCCTGATGCGCGGACTCGGGCCCGCGACCAACACGAATCGCGGAGACACGTAGGGCGGATTAACGCAGCGTAATCGGCCATCGTCGAGCCGCTGGGGCGCATCGCTGGCCGATTACGGCGTTCCGCCTAATCCGCCCTACGTGTTTTAGAAGCGCTCACAATTCACCTTATTTCCAGCCTTGACGCCAATTGGCGCCGTCGGCCAACTCGCGCCACGGCATCGTTTGCCGGCGGCGCGAATGCACCGCCTCCAGCACGATCTCCTCCACCGCCCCGCCCTCCCGCACCGGCTCGACCAGCTCCACCACCATGAAATGCTTTTCCTTGTTGCTCGGCGTGACCGCCGTCCACTTGCTCAGCCTGAGTTTTTGAGGACTCAAGCGCAGCGCGGGCGCTGGCTTTGTTGTCATGGCATCCATCATCACTCCCCTCGAAGCCGTTTGAACCGCCATTGAACCATTTTTGCGGCACAATCGCAATGCGCACGCTGGACGGAGGATTTTTCTTCCTCTAAGGTGGCCGCATGAACCGCACCAGCAAACCCACACTCAAGCTCATTCTGGGCGACCAACTGAACTGCCAGCACAGCTGGTTCGCCCAAACGCGCGACGACGTGGTCTTCGTGATGATGGAAGTGCGTCAGGAAACCGACTACGTGCTGCACCACGCGCAAAAGATCATCGCCATCTTCGCGGCCATGCGCGATCTGGCGCGGCGGCTGCGGGAGAACGGCCACCGCGTCCACTATCTGACCATCGACGATCCCGGCAACCGTCAATCGCTTCCCGCGAATCTCGATCATCTGATCGCGCACTACGAGGCGGCGGCCTTCCGCTGGCAGGCGCCGGACGAGTACCGGCTGGACCGCCAGCTAGCCGACTACGCCGCCGGCCTGTCCATCCCGTCCACAATGGACGACACCGAGCATTTCTACACCGACCGCGACGAGGCGGCCGCGCTGTTCGAAGGCCACGACAACTGGCTGATGGAACGCTTCTACCGCCACATGCGCCTGCGCCACCAGGTGCTGGTGTCGGAAACAGGCAAGCCCGCCGGCGGCCAATGGAACTTCGACCACGACAACCGCGAAGCCTGGAAAGGCATGCCATGGGAACCGGCGGATCTGCGCGGGCGCCACGACCACAGCGAACTATGGAACACGATACAGGCGGCCGGCGCGCGCAGCTTCGGCGAACCGAACGCCAACGATTTCGGCTGGCCGCTGAACCGCGACGAGGCGCTGGAGCAGTTGGAGCGCTTTGTCAAACACGCCTTGCCGCATTTCGGCCAGTTCCAGGATGCGATGAGTTTCAAGGCTTGGCGCCTGTTCCATTCGCTGCTGTCGTTCGCGATGAACAGCAAGATGCTCGATCCGCGCACGGTGATTGGGCGGGTCGAGGCGGCGTGGCGCGACGGCGCCGTGCCGCTGGCGTCGGCCGAGGGCTACATCCGCCAGATACTGGGCTGGCGGGAATATGTGCGCGGCGTGTATTGGCACCGCATGCCGGGTTACGACCGGCTCAACGCCTTCAACCACACCACGCCACTGCCGCACTGGTTCTGGTCGGGCGAAACACGCATGCGCTGCATGGCGACGGCGATCGGGCAGTCGCTGGAACACGCGCACAGCCACCATATCAACCGGCTGATGGTGATCGGGAATTTCTCGCTGCTGGCGGGGTTGTCGCCTTATGAGCTGCACCAGTGGTATCTGGGCGTGTACATCGACGCTTTCGAGTGGGTCGAGCTGCCCAATACACTGGGCATGAGCCAGTACGCCGACGGCGGCCTGCTCGCCACCAAGCCATACGTTTCAAGCGCGGCATATATAGATCGTATGAGCGACTACTGCAAGGGATGCCACTACGACAAGAAGGCGCGGATCGACGAGAGGGCCTGTCCCTACAACGCGATGTACTGGGATTTCTTCGAGCGCAATCGCAACTCGTTGGGGAAGAACAATCGACTCAACATGGTTTATCTACAGATCAAACGCATGGATAAACCCGCATTGGACGCAT is part of the Oxalobacteraceae bacterium OTU3CAMAD1 genome and encodes:
- a CDS encoding GTP cyclohydrolase I produces the protein MTTEQPPAYRPATTTASERIRARLIASNTRFHANDNIAAYIEPGELDQLLDEVSGHMQKVLESLVIDTVSDHNTQDTARRVAKMYMNEVFGGRYVDMPPVTEFPNAANLNELMIIGPITVRSACSHHLCPVIGKVWIGVMPNQHSNLIGLSKYARLASWIMSRPQIQEEAVVQLADLLQEKMQPDGLAVIMEADHFCMQWRGVKDMDARMINSVMHGSFLKDPALRREFLSLIKR
- a CDS encoding BLUF domain-containing protein; the protein is MLVRLLYASRAAADTQTGAVTAIMQHSHAYNPKHGITGVLCHSDRAYLQVIEGGRDQVNRLYGKILRDTRHTDVVLLHYEEICERRYSGWTMGQTNLNKLNPGTLLRYSATAEFDPHSLSGKSSLALIDELMAAAAVLGRA
- a CDS encoding TIGR02450 family Trp-rich protein, yielding MTTKPAPALRLSPQKLRLSKWTAVTPSNKEKHFMVVELVEPVREGGAVEEIVLEAVHSRRRQTMPWRELADGANWRQGWK
- a CDS encoding cryptochrome/photolyase family protein — translated: MNRTSKPTLKLILGDQLNCQHSWFAQTRDDVVFVMMEVRQETDYVLHHAQKIIAIFAAMRDLARRLRENGHRVHYLTIDDPGNRQSLPANLDHLIAHYEAAAFRWQAPDEYRLDRQLADYAAGLSIPSTMDDTEHFYTDRDEAAALFEGHDNWLMERFYRHMRLRHQVLVSETGKPAGGQWNFDHDNREAWKGMPWEPADLRGRHDHSELWNTIQAAGARSFGEPNANDFGWPLNRDEALEQLERFVKHALPHFGQFQDAMSFKAWRLFHSLLSFAMNSKMLDPRTVIGRVEAAWRDGAVPLASAEGYIRQILGWREYVRGVYWHRMPGYDRLNAFNHTTPLPHWFWSGETRMRCMATAIGQSLEHAHSHHINRLMVIGNFSLLAGLSPYELHQWYLGVYIDAFEWVELPNTLGMSQYADGGLLATKPYVSSAAYIDRMSDYCKGCHYDKKARIDERACPYNAMYWDFFERNRNSLGKNNRLNMVYLQIKRMDKPALDALQQQAARTRATLADL